One Brevibacillus choshinensis genomic window carries:
- the dut gene encoding dUTP diphosphatase, giving the protein MNMTSERAVAQVKIKKLHPDAVIPQYARAMDAGFDLVAVEDVIVAPGQSAKVPTGLAFALPEGFELQVRPRSGISAKTKLRLSNAPGTVDAGYRGEVCILVDNIRIPSVERKNVCLDAAEKETEVAQQVDPNSYLIKKGDRLAQGVIAIVPIAQFEVVEELDETERGAGGFGSSGIKA; this is encoded by the coding sequence ATGAACATGACAAGTGAGCGTGCAGTTGCTCAGGTAAAGATAAAAAAACTCCATCCGGACGCAGTCATTCCACAATATGCACGTGCAATGGACGCAGGCTTTGATCTGGTGGCAGTCGAGGATGTCATCGTGGCTCCGGGACAATCTGCGAAAGTGCCAACGGGCTTGGCATTTGCTTTGCCGGAAGGATTTGAGCTGCAAGTCCGTCCCCGCTCCGGGATTAGTGCCAAAACGAAGCTGAGACTCTCGAATGCTCCTGGAACCGTAGATGCAGGCTATCGGGGAGAGGTGTGCATCCTTGTCGACAACATCCGCATTCCAAGCGTGGAGCGCAAAAACGTCTGCCTGGATGCAGCCGAAAAAGAGACAGAAGTAGCGCAGCAGGTAGACCCCAACAGCTATCTGATTAAAAAGGGAGACCGTCTTGCCCAGGGGGTCATTGCCATTGTTCCGATTGCTCAGTTTGAAGTCGTAGAAGAACTCGACGAAACAGAGCGCGGCGCTGGCGGATTTGGCAGCAGCGGGATCAAAGCATAA
- a CDS encoding helix-turn-helix domain-containing protein — protein MPAKKGQKFKHYCEELKLQAVQMKLDGVSHREIAEKLHIHDEGRIKIWMRKYKKLGEFGLLDQRGRRKVYIDSNRYLEKLERENKMLKKCLEIWMQEVQSISMQRSNK, from the coding sequence ATGCCAGCAAAGAAAGGCCAAAAGTTTAAACATTATTGTGAAGAGCTAAAGTTGCAGGCGGTTCAGATGAAATTAGATGGTGTTTCCCATCGAGAAATAGCAGAGAAGTTACATATCCATGATGAAGGACGAATTAAGATTTGGATGCGGAAGTATAAGAAACTCGGAGAGTTTGGGCTTCTGGATCAACGTGGCCGCCGTAAGGTATACATCGATTCGAACCGATATCTGGAGAAGTTAGAGAGGGAAAATAAGATGCTAAAAAAGTGTTTGGAAATCTGGATGCAGGAGGTGCAGTCCATAAGTATGCAACGATCAAACAAGTAG
- a CDS encoding IS3 family transposase has translation MFGNLDAGGAVHKYATIKQVAGEYTISELCKLFRVSRSGYYAYLKRQVTDRNKPVKDFIQAVYRKYDGKYGYRQTQLFLLQDCGVWVNHKKVLRLMQEMGLRSRIRRKYRSHYVSSVGRRVAENALQRDFKACAPNQKWVTDITQYRVADTWLYLSAIKDLFNNEIVAYHMGVRNDNELVLRTFEKAFEKTKDVTGLIVHSDQGFQYTSYAYHDMLPKVGAQISMSRRGNCYDNASMESFFSHLKTEGLYPYDIRSVDEAQRRIEEYIQFYNQSRPQRRLKKLTPVEFRRQLSA, from the coding sequence GTGTTTGGAAATCTGGATGCAGGAGGTGCAGTCCATAAGTATGCAACGATCAAACAAGTAGCTGGTGAATATACCATAAGTGAACTTTGCAAGTTGTTTAGAGTCTCAAGAAGTGGATACTATGCTTACCTAAAACGACAAGTAACGGATAGGAACAAGCCCGTAAAAGACTTCATCCAGGCAGTGTATAGGAAGTATGACGGAAAATATGGATATAGACAAACTCAACTATTTCTCCTGCAAGATTGCGGGGTGTGGGTCAATCATAAGAAGGTACTTCGACTAATGCAAGAAATGGGACTTCGTTCTCGAATTCGCCGCAAATATCGAAGTCATTATGTTTCGTCTGTAGGGAGACGAGTTGCCGAGAATGCCCTACAACGTGATTTCAAAGCATGTGCACCGAATCAAAAATGGGTAACGGATATCACACAATATCGTGTTGCGGATACTTGGCTCTACCTATCTGCTATTAAGGATTTGTTTAATAACGAGATTGTAGCCTACCACATGGGAGTTCGTAACGACAATGAACTGGTCCTGCGGACCTTTGAGAAAGCTTTTGAAAAAACGAAAGACGTGACTGGACTGATCGTTCACAGCGATCAAGGATTCCAGTACACGTCCTACGCTTACCACGACATGCTGCCGAAGGTTGGCGCCCAAATCAGCATGTCTCGGAGAGGCAATTGTTATGATAACGCCTCGATGGAGAGCTTCTTCTCGCATCTCAAAACGGAAGGGCTCTACCCCTATGATATCCGAAGTGTAGATGAGGCACAAAGGCGAATTGAAGAATATATTCAATTCTACAATCAAAGTCGACCACAACGAAGATTAAAAAAGCTGACGCCTGTTGAATTCAGACGTCAGCTGTCGGCCTAG
- a CDS encoding DUF3846 domain-containing protein, with translation MITVYVKRPHESAEAVEVTNMDELQDMVGGDHEVIADDHLEGISLIVNEDARGVEANNFPITSDGYLDWVYGVCVFVKEDGRSLSEEDRLRIDQFLSAKV, from the coding sequence ATGATTACGGTATATGTAAAGCGTCCGCATGAGTCGGCAGAAGCCGTAGAAGTAACAAACATGGACGAGCTGCAGGACATGGTGGGAGGAGATCACGAGGTCATTGCTGACGATCATCTCGAGGGAATCTCACTCATCGTCAACGAGGACGCACGGGGAGTCGAAGCGAATAACTTCCCGATTACCTCAGATGGTTATCTGGATTGGGTTTATGGCGTCTGTGTATTTGTAAAGGAAGATGGGCGCTCCCTTTCAGAGGAAGATCGCCTGCGCATCGATCAATTTCTGTCCGCAAAAGTATAG
- a CDS encoding NAD(P)/FAD-dependent oxidoreductase, which produces MNIVSGKLYWPETLPNPKRYPELTEDIVCDVAIIGGGEAGALCSYYLMQHDIDLVLVDKKLIGEGSSSANTGLLQYANDKSLTACIHSFGEDKGTRFYQMCKHAVDELERISYSIDVFPDYIRRDCLYYASQLEDVQGLQREYENLKKQGFPVTYLEQAQVERRFSFSKPGAIYSTGVDAEINPYKLANGIIQTAARRGMRVYNDTQIVHHKQESGDMVLLTKKGYKIRCKRAVFATGYETQSMKRNPNAVLSTSSAIVTNPVEAFLGWPGACLIWETARPYLFIRTSREGRMIVGGLDEATTDPKKRDASLPGKRDQLLAKIQELFPHIPLRAEYYWSAMFGSTHDGLPLIGEQTDYPGCLFTLGYGGNGTVYATIGGQIITELIVKGNHPDADLFSFQRKEHATIS; this is translated from the coding sequence ATGAACATCGTATCCGGAAAGCTGTATTGGCCAGAGACCTTGCCTAACCCGAAACGATATCCAGAGCTTACCGAGGATATCGTGTGCGATGTTGCCATTATCGGTGGTGGAGAAGCTGGGGCGCTGTGCTCCTACTATTTGATGCAGCATGACATCGACCTCGTGTTGGTGGATAAAAAGCTGATCGGGGAAGGCAGCAGCAGTGCCAATACGGGTCTATTGCAATATGCCAACGACAAATCATTGACCGCGTGCATCCATTCGTTTGGAGAGGATAAAGGAACTCGTTTTTACCAAATGTGCAAGCACGCGGTCGACGAATTGGAGAGGATCTCATATTCCATTGATGTGTTTCCGGACTACATTAGGAGGGACTGCCTCTACTACGCAAGCCAGCTTGAGGATGTTCAGGGGTTGCAGCGGGAATATGAGAATTTGAAGAAACAGGGGTTCCCCGTCACTTATCTGGAGCAGGCGCAAGTGGAAAGGCGATTTTCCTTTTCCAAGCCTGGCGCCATTTATTCGACTGGTGTCGATGCGGAAATCAACCCGTACAAACTCGCGAACGGGATTATTCAAACAGCTGCGCGCAGAGGCATGCGCGTCTACAATGACACACAGATCGTTCATCACAAACAAGAATCAGGGGATATGGTACTCCTCACGAAGAAGGGATACAAAATCCGTTGTAAGAGAGCCGTATTTGCCACAGGATACGAGACGCAATCGATGAAACGAAATCCAAACGCAGTATTGTCCACAAGCTCTGCGATTGTTACCAATCCCGTTGAAGCATTTCTTGGATGGCCAGGTGCTTGTCTGATTTGGGAAACTGCCAGGCCATATCTATTCATACGAACGAGCCGGGAAGGTCGCATGATCGTCGGGGGGCTGGATGAAGCAACCACGGATCCGAAAAAACGGGATGCTTCATTGCCCGGAAAACGAGATCAACTGCTTGCCAAAATCCAAGAGCTCTTCCCCCATATTCCGCTCCGCGCAGAGTACTATTGGTCGGCTATGTTCGGAAGCACGCATGATGGTCTCCCGTTAATTGGCGAGCAGACTGACTATCCAGGCTGTTTGTTTACGCTCGGTTACGGGGGAAACGGAACCGTTTATGCGACGATTGGGGGGCAGATCATTACAGAACTGATCGTCAAGGGGAATCATCCGGATGCTGATTTGTTTTCGTTTCAACGCAAAGAGCATGCCACAATCTCATAA
- a CDS encoding cytochrome-c oxidase, with product MASKFLKIAAVYFILAIILGIVMGVTKAFQYASVHAHLNLAGWVTLAIIGLIYRAYPQAADNKLASWHFWLHNIGLPVMQGCLFLMLFTGAESFVVGAIVGSLVLGIGILLFVINVWKHVGE from the coding sequence TTGGCTTCTAAATTTTTGAAAATCGCAGCTGTTTACTTTATTCTCGCGATCATTTTGGGCATCGTCATGGGGGTCACCAAAGCATTTCAATACGCATCTGTGCATGCACACCTGAACCTCGCAGGGTGGGTCACGCTTGCGATTATCGGACTTATTTATCGCGCTTATCCGCAGGCAGCAGACAACAAGCTGGCTTCCTGGCATTTTTGGCTGCACAACATCGGTTTGCCTGTCATGCAGGGGTGTTTGTTCCTCATGCTTTTCACTGGCGCAGAATCGTTCGTGGTTGGAGCGATCGTTGGTTCGTTGGTACTAGGGATCGGAATTTTGTTATTCGTCATCAACGTGTGGAAGCATGTGGGGGAGTAG
- a CDS encoding FUSC family protein has product MQKSVEKKRRIKASEPLYPSLLRTIQQAFQLKRNPLPWSKAITAGICSGIPVLIGLLANHLSYGMLAGIGSFTYLYVANIPYSQRAKKLFFVMIGLAMAVGMGTLVAPHPLTSAIFVGLIGALVTFLFGAYKIQGPAAIFFVLAFSLATGMPIDPTAAPLRAGLVLCGGALAWLLGMIGWVRDPHGPQTTAMKRVYMELAAFMDRVGSGEVQEGRKKLVAVLKSAEESLAVGQTSWHSSGQYQRLLLLNDQANAIFLDVLEYAEKKRDKLPPHIGKTVRSIAAALDEKSKGSERAIRVEEWPGGEGIILRLQSNVREAVRILIDPQTDVDAVQKRKRQSLWTVLGGSFDKNSIVFLTSIRFGLVLAATALLAYSFELNRSYWVTLSCAAVMSGATIIATFHRAIQRSIGTVVGIMVATIILAAHPHGLFIAVVIMFMTALTELAIVLNYGLAALFITPNALLLAESTGQNLSLSFVASARIIDVVIGCAIGLVGTLLIGRRKASSMLPHLIAKTIRSQQQYLMTLFSEHRANLDLKQSLEQRKMQTNLSNLQIVYTTAIGEIPSNKRQLEYMWPVIFSIEQVGYLLESCLKSARCPILSDATLSQLLLVFETMAKSAEQKAPLAKKEIPAIIDFPQLQRELSELQDALQVSTRVQASEALR; this is encoded by the coding sequence TTGCAAAAGAGCGTGGAGAAAAAGCGCCGAATCAAGGCGTCGGAACCTCTTTATCCCTCTCTCCTCCGCACAATCCAGCAGGCGTTTCAACTGAAAAGGAATCCACTGCCTTGGTCAAAAGCGATCACGGCTGGCATCTGCTCAGGGATTCCCGTGCTGATAGGGCTTCTGGCAAATCATCTATCCTACGGGATGTTGGCAGGGATCGGGAGCTTTACGTATTTGTACGTTGCCAATATCCCGTATTCCCAGCGAGCAAAAAAACTGTTCTTTGTCATGATCGGGTTGGCGATGGCAGTAGGAATGGGAACACTGGTCGCTCCACACCCGCTTACTTCTGCCATTTTCGTCGGTCTGATCGGCGCTCTGGTCACGTTCCTTTTTGGCGCTTACAAAATACAAGGTCCAGCGGCTATTTTTTTTGTCCTCGCATTTTCCCTGGCTACGGGAATGCCGATCGATCCGACTGCAGCTCCTCTTCGTGCCGGGCTGGTCTTATGCGGGGGAGCGCTGGCATGGCTCTTGGGAATGATCGGCTGGGTCCGCGATCCACATGGTCCACAGACGACTGCCATGAAGCGGGTGTATATGGAGCTGGCGGCGTTTATGGATAGGGTAGGGAGCGGAGAGGTACAAGAGGGCAGGAAAAAGCTCGTCGCTGTTTTGAAATCAGCAGAGGAGTCGCTGGCAGTTGGGCAGACATCCTGGCATAGCTCTGGGCAATACCAGCGTCTCCTTTTATTGAACGACCAGGCAAACGCTATTTTTTTGGATGTATTGGAGTACGCAGAAAAGAAGAGGGACAAGCTCCCGCCGCATATCGGGAAGACGGTGCGGTCGATTGCCGCCGCACTGGATGAGAAGAGCAAAGGGAGCGAACGGGCGATTCGTGTGGAGGAATGGCCAGGAGGAGAGGGAATCATTCTCCGCCTTCAAAGCAATGTCCGAGAGGCTGTGCGTATTTTGATTGACCCGCAAACAGATGTAGATGCGGTGCAAAAAAGAAAACGGCAATCCCTGTGGACAGTGCTTGGCGGTTCTTTTGACAAAAATTCCATCGTTTTTCTCACCTCGATCCGATTTGGGCTGGTTCTTGCTGCAACTGCCCTCCTTGCCTATTCGTTCGAACTAAATCGGTCGTATTGGGTCACCTTGTCGTGTGCGGCCGTCATGTCGGGGGCGACCATTATCGCCACTTTTCATCGAGCGATTCAGCGTTCGATCGGAACCGTAGTCGGGATCATGGTAGCGACGATTATTTTGGCAGCGCACCCGCATGGCTTGTTTATCGCGGTGGTAATCATGTTCATGACGGCTCTGACGGAGCTGGCGATTGTACTCAATTACGGTTTGGCGGCCTTATTCATTACCCCAAACGCTCTGCTTCTCGCGGAAAGCACGGGCCAAAATCTCAGTCTGTCCTTTGTTGCATCGGCACGCATCATCGATGTTGTCATCGGCTGTGCCATTGGCTTGGTAGGGACATTGTTAATTGGAAGGCGCAAGGCATCGAGCATGCTCCCCCATCTCATCGCAAAGACGATCCGCAGCCAGCAGCAGTATTTGATGACGTTATTCTCTGAACACCGAGCCAATCTCGATCTCAAGCAATCGCTGGAACAAAGAAAAATGCAGACGAATCTGAGCAACTTACAAATCGTGTACACAACTGCCATTGGCGAGATCCCGAGCAATAAGAGACAGCTGGAGTACATGTGGCCTGTCATTTTTTCCATCGAGCAAGTGGGGTATTTGCTCGAGTCCTGTCTGAAATCGGCACGCTGCCCGATTTTGTCGGATGCGACGCTCTCACAGCTTTTGCTCGTATTTGAGACCATGGCCAAATCAGCTGAACAAAAAGCGCCGCTCGCAAAGAAGGAAATTCCGGCAATCATCGATTTTCCGCAATTGCAGAGGGAGCTCAGTGAATTGCAGGATGCATTGCAGGTGAGCACCAGGGTAC